One window of Phycisphaeraceae bacterium genomic DNA carries:
- a CDS encoding Cys-Gln thioester bond-forming surface protein gives MKIRNNIIAFTGIAAFASFASAGPSISVKYLGKGAGQNVTMTLNGSSKNVFAGQLNHQLSNAAGGYGWLNGNHLTYCTDLTQYVTSTTKTYTIEQIEIMPGSSPMGQAKADAIRALFVAANGAQAIAATSNDYATAFQLAIWEIVTDGPSASITASSFTTGNFRAKKTNGSALSSGVVSIATNLYATAMSYLQTGGSSNQVLGIASGSYQDQLVQVPTPGAAALAGLGGLLVAGRRRR, from the coding sequence ATGAAGATCCGTAACAACATCATCGCGTTCACCGGTATCGCCGCCTTTGCTTCGTTTGCGTCGGCGGGTCCTTCGATCAGCGTGAAATACCTCGGCAAGGGCGCCGGACAGAATGTCACGATGACGCTGAACGGCAGTTCGAAGAACGTCTTTGCCGGACAGTTGAATCACCAGTTGAGCAACGCCGCGGGCGGCTACGGCTGGTTGAACGGCAACCACCTCACCTATTGCACCGATCTGACGCAGTACGTCACGAGTACCACCAAGACATACACCATCGAGCAGATCGAGATCATGCCGGGCTCCTCGCCGATGGGCCAGGCCAAGGCCGACGCGATCCGCGCTCTGTTCGTCGCCGCCAACGGTGCGCAGGCGATCGCCGCGACGTCGAACGACTACGCGACCGCATTCCAGCTCGCGATCTGGGAGATCGTGACCGACGGCCCGAGCGCCTCGATCACCGCGAGCAGCTTCACGACCGGAAACTTCCGCGCCAAGAAGACCAACGGAAGCGCCCTCTCGAGCGGCGTGGTCAGCATCGCGACGAACCTGTACGCGACCGCCATGTCGTATCTGCAGACGGGTGGGTCGTCGAATCAGGTGCTTGGCATCGCGAGCGGCAGCTACCAGGATCAGCTCGTGCAGGTGCCGACGCCCGGTGCCGCGGCACTCGCAGGCCTCGGCGGCCTCCTCGTCGCCGGTCGCCGTCGCCGGTGA